A genomic segment from Mycoplasmopsis arginini encodes:
- a CDS encoding Smr/MutS family protein, giving the protein MGFYSFTIDLHGQTSEEAIVNVLNALFSLEQEEFYEFFDIIVGNGTGTLKFVVSDLLEEEGYLFDFINSNHSIIRVYRK; this is encoded by the coding sequence ATGGGTTTTTATTCTTTTACAATTGATTTACACGGGCAAACTAGTGAGGAAGCCATTGTTAATGTTTTAAATGCATTATTTAGCTTAGAGCAAGAAGAATTTTATGAATTTTTTGACATTATTGTAGGAAATGGAACAGGGACGTTAAAATTTGTTGTTAGTGATCTATTAGAAGAAGAAGGATACTTATTTGATTTTATTAATTCTAATCATTCGATCATTAGAGTTTATCGCAAATAA
- a CDS encoding L-threonylcarbamoyladenylate synthase: MLNKYNKLFISTTDTVLGIGGPVDRETENLIYEIKGRDKNKKLIILVASLKQARMFKQWNPEAEKLAKKYWPGATTLVVNDQGFRMPNQPLLLEYLEKNGPAYMSSCNLSNAPVCKTIENAKIIFPEITNVYNFGEMSQKPSQIIRVEDGEILRK, encoded by the coding sequence ATGTTAAACAAATATAATAAATTATTTATATCAACAACAGATACTGTTTTAGGTATTGGTGGTCCTGTTGATAGAGAAACTGAAAATTTGATTTATGAAATTAAAGGAAGGGACAAAAATAAAAAATTAATTATTTTGGTTGCTTCGCTTAAACAAGCGCGCATGTTTAAGCAATGAAATCCTGAAGCTGAAAAATTAGCTAAAAAGTATTGGCCAGGTGCTACAACTTTAGTTGTTAATGATCAAGGCTTCAGGATGCCTAATCAACCTTTATTGTTAGAGTATTTAGAAAAAAACGGCCCTGCGTATATGTCAAGTTGCAATCTATCTAATGCTCCAGTATGTAAAACAATTGAGAATGCAAAAATTATTTTCCCAGAAATAACTAACGTATATAATTTTGGGGAAATGAGTCAAAAGCCAAGTCAAATTATTAGAGTTGAAGATGGCGAAATTTTAAGGAAATAA
- the mutM gene encoding DNA-formamidopyrimidine glycosylase, with translation MPELPEVKTVVKNLNETVLNKKLFKLEVIKSKLFKEYDIPYFQNNLENATISKIENKGKHIIFYFDNDKVLLSHLRMEGKYRYYQEKHEEPKHLIAKFIFEDQSELVYLDSRMFGTFHLRNINNYDQILPLSKIDEEPKDVNIDKLYEKFKNSTTAIKTKLLDQTNVAGLGNIYVDEALFAAKIHPQSQSKNISKEQLKDILKNGQRIMDKSFELGGSTIHTYESFNEQTGQFQNFLLIHSDNIKSCLSCNNKTIKIKVNGRGTYLCPHCQKEY, from the coding sequence ATGCCAGAATTACCAGAAGTCAAGACTGTTGTCAAAAATTTAAACGAGACAGTTTTAAATAAAAAATTATTTAAATTAGAAGTAATTAAATCTAAACTTTTTAAGGAATATGATATTCCATATTTTCAAAATAATTTAGAAAATGCAACAATAAGCAAAATAGAAAATAAAGGTAAACATATTATTTTTTATTTTGATAATGATAAAGTTTTACTTTCACATTTAAGAATGGAAGGTAAATATCGTTATTATCAAGAAAAACATGAGGAACCTAAACATTTGATTGCAAAATTCATTTTTGAAGACCAAAGTGAATTGGTTTACTTAGATAGTAGAATGTTTGGAACATTTCATTTAAGAAATATAAATAACTATGATCAAATTTTACCATTAAGTAAAATTGATGAAGAACCCAAAGATGTTAATATTGATAAATTGTATGAAAAATTTAAAAATAGTACAACAGCAATCAAGACAAAATTATTGGATCAAACAAATGTTGCAGGCCTTGGAAATATTTATGTAGATGAAGCTTTATTTGCGGCCAAAATTCATCCCCAAAGCCAAAGTAAGAATATTTCTAAGGAACAATTAAAAGATATATTGAAAAATGGACAAAGAATAATGGACAAAAGTTTTGAACTTGGTGGTTCGACAATTCATACCTATGAAAGTTTTAATGAGCAAACTGGTCAATTTCAAAACTTTTTATTAATTCATAGTGATAATATCAAATCTTGTTTATCATGTAATAATAAAACAATTAAAATAAAAGTAAATGGGCGTGGAACATATTTATGCCCCCATTGTCAAAAGGAATACTAA